The Mastacembelus armatus chromosome 9, fMasArm1.2, whole genome shotgun sequence genome contains a region encoding:
- the specc1la gene encoding cytospin-A isoform X1, with product MKKSVRPAVSKVSGDRGKSEAAATAGTGKTAAKSTTTAPLSKVKSSDDLLAAMAGGNPASNSAVKTKRTASVGTSASNLDSKPKTTSGTASKRTTSLNSKEPNTSRDRIRISRTSAAKKLVGTTAGDVASGKRSRSQILAESEGRMSKSKSDGQISDKVALETKVKDLLGLAKSKDVEILHLRSELRDMRAQLGLGGKDMPVQEEAGEEEKPHVSAITAADVESTLILLQEQNQAIREELNLLKSENRMLKDRLNALGFSLEQRLDGSDKLFNYASLSPDLAVGSGQSDGGGTGTLTSSVEGSAPGSLEDLLTGHQHGGSADNLDSESSEVYQAVTSSDDALDAPSGASSSSESECAPSRERSRRGSSGNASEVSVACLTERIHQMEENQHSTAEELQATLQELADLQQITQELNGENERLGEEKVILMDSLCQQSDKLELYGRQIEYLRSLLDEHHISYVLEEDIKSGRYMELEQRYADLADNARFEREQLLGVQQHLSNTLKMAEQDNAEAQEMIGALKERNHQMERIMESERQDRAAMAAALEEYKAAVSNDQAELSRCRAQLDQERQRVAELYSLHTAGDKNDICQLLEGVRLAKEEAEAKAAKMQDELEEAHSELSRLQETSSKLDREYRDFQDQVQQQMAEQERALEKQRVELQEKETEIADMKETIFELEDEVEQHRALKLHDNLIITDLENSVKKLQDQKHDMEREIKILHRRLREESMEWRQFQADLQTAVVIANDIKSEAQEEIGDLRRRLQEAQEKNEKLSKELDEVKSRKQEEERGRVYNYMNAVERDLAALRQGMGLSRRSSTSSEPSPTVKTLIKSFDSASQGPPSNGTSMAPTASAAPLPRTPLSPSPMKTPPAAAVSPIQRHSITGSMSAAKPLSSMSDKRPSYTDIPMPAEHLLRGTSSSRPPSVLQRVSNMDSTKALSVSRRSSEEMKRDISAPDGASSTSLMAMSAASSPLSLSSSSPTASITPTTRSRLREERKDPLSALAREYGGSKRNALLKWCQKKTEGYQNIDITNFSSSWNDGLAFCAVLHTYLPAHIPYHELTSQEKRRNFTLAFQAAESVGIKCTLDINEMVHTERPDWQSVMTYVTAIYKYFET from the exons ATGAAGAAGTCAGTCCGGCCAGCGGTGAGTAAGGTGAGTGGAGATCGAGGGAAGTCGGAGGCTGCAGCCACCGCTGGCACTGGAAAGACTGCAGCCAAGAGCACCACCACTGCACCTCTATCTAAG GTGAAAAGCAGTGATGATCTTTTAGCAGCTATGGCTGGAGGAAATCCTGCATCGAATAGTGCTGTCAAGACCAAGAGGACTGCCTCAGTTGGGACTAGTGCTAGCAACTTAGACAGTAAGCCAAAGACAACATCAG GTACAGCATCCAAACGTACAACATCCTTGAATTCCAAGGAACCAAATACATCACGAGACCGTATTCGGATATCTAGGACATCAGCTGCTAAGAAGTTGGTAGGGACTACAGCAGGGGATGTGGCCTCAGGGAAGCGTTCTCGCAGCCAAATCCTAGCAGAGTCCGAGGGCCGTATGAGCAAGTCAAAATCAGACGGTCAGATCAGTGATAAGGTGGCTCTGGAGACCAAAGTCAAAGACCTGTTGGGTTTGGCTAAGAGCAAAGATGTGGAGATCCTACACCTGCGCAGTGAGCTCAGGGACATGAGGGCACAGCTTGGCCTGGGAGGAAAGGACATGCCCGTgcaggaagaagctggagaggaagagaagccCCATGTTTCAGCCATCACAGCAGCTGATGTGGAGTCCACTCTGATTCTCTTACAAGAGCAGAACCAGGCCATCAGAGAGGAGCTGAACCTGCTGAAGAGTGAGAACCGCATGTTGAAAGACCGACTCAATGCGCTGGGCTTCTCTTTGGAGCAGAGGCTGGATGGCTCCGACAAGTTGTTCAACTATGCCTCCCTGAGTCCAGACCTGGCAGTAGGCAGTGGGCAAAGTGACGGTGGAGGCACAGGTACACTGACCTCTTCAGTGGAAGGCTCTGCCCCTGGCTCTTTAGAAGACCTGCTCACAGGTCACCAGCATGGAGGTTCAGCAGACAATCTTGACAGTGAATCCAGTGAGGTGTACCAGGCTGTCACCTCCAGTGATGATGCTCTGGATGCCCCTTCTGGAGCCTCCTCTTCATCTGAATCAGAGTGTGCCCCCAGCAGGGAGCGGTCCCGGAGAGGCAGCAGTGGCAATGCCAGTGAGGTGTCTGTGGCCTGTCTGACGGAGCGCATCCACCAGATGGAAGAGAACCAGCACAGCACTGCTGAGGAGCTCCAGGCCACACTACAGGAGCTGGCTGACCTGCAGCAAATCACTCAGGAGCTAAACGGAGAGAACGAGCGGCTCGGGGAGGAGAAGGTGATCCTTATGGACTCGCTGTGCCAGCAGAGCGACAAACTGGAGCTATACGGTCGCCAGATCGAATACCTGCGCTCTTTGCTGGATGAGCACCATATATCCTATGTGCTTGAGGAGGACATCAAGAGTGGCCGCTACATGGAACTGGAGCAGCGCTATGCAGATCTGGCAGATAATGCCCGCTTTGAGAGAGAGCAGCTGCTGGGGGTTCAACAACACCTGTCTAACACATTAAAGATGGCAGAACAGGACAACGCTGAGGCCCAGGAGATGATCGGAGCACTGAAAGAAAGGAACCATCAGATGGAGCGCATCATGGAATCTGAGAGACAGGATCGAGCTGCAATGGCAGCTGCGCTTGAAGAGTACAAGGCAGCAGTGAGCAATGACCAGGCGGAGCTCAGCCGTTGCAGAGCCCAGTTGGATCAGGAGAGGCAGAGGGTGGCTGAGCTGTACTCTCTTCACACCGCGGGGGACAAAAATGACATCTGCCAGCTCCTTGAAGGTGTACGCCTTGCGAAAGAAGAGGCTGAGGCGAAGgctgcaaagatgcaggatgaGCTGGAAGAAGCCCACAGTGAGCTCAGCCGGCTGCAGGAGACCTCCAGTAAG CTGGACAGGGAATACAGAGACTTCCAGGATCAGGTGCAGCAGCAGATGGCTGAGCAAGAGCGTGCACTGGAGAAGCAGCGTGTGGAACTccaggagaaagagacagagatcGCAGACATGAAGGAAACAATTTTCGAGCTTGAAGATGAGGTGGAGCAGCACCGAGCTCTTAAACTCCACGACAACCTCATTATCACAGACCTCGAGA ACTCCgtgaagaagctgcaggacCAGAAGCATGACATGGAGAGAGAAATTAAGATTCTTCACCGCAGACTGAGG GAGGAGTCAATGGAGTGGCGTCAGTTTCAGGCTGATCTGCAGACAGCTGTTGTCATTGCTAATGACATAAAGTCGGAAGCACAGGAGGAGATTGGAGATCTGCGGCGCCGACTGCAGGAAGCACAGGAGAAGAATGAGAAGCTGAGCAAGGAGCTGGATGAGGTCAAGAGCCGCAA gcaggaggaggagagaggcagagtgTATAACTACATGAATGCAGTGGAGAGAGACCTAGCTGCTCTCAGACAGGGGATGGGTCTCAGTCGACGGTCCTCCACCTCCTCAGAGCCCTCACCCACTGTCAAAACACTCATCAAGAGCTTCGACAGTGCGTCACAAG GTCCACCTTCCAATGGTACCTCCATGGCTCCAACAGCCTCAGCTGCCCCTCTACCACGCACCCCTCTCAGTCCCAGTCCCATGAAGACACccccagcagctgctgtttcaccCATACAG AGACACTCCATTACTGGGTCTATGTCAGCAGCCAAGCCACTCTCCTCTATGAGCGATAAGAGGCCCAGCTACACTGACATCCCCATGCCAG CTGAGCACCTTCTCAGGGGAACGTCATCTAGTCGACCTCCATCTGTCCTCCAGAGGGTCTCCAACATGGACTCAACCAAGGCACTCTCAG TGTCTCGCAGGAGCAGTGAGGAGATGAAGAGGGACATATCAGCTCCAGACGGGGCCTCCTCAACCTCCCTGATGGCTATGAGTGCAGCCTCCTCTCCACTgtccctgtcctcctcctctcccactgCCTCCATCACTCCCACCACACGCAGCCGCTTAAG agaagaaagaaaggaccCACTGTCAGCACTGGCCAGAGAATATGGAGGCTCTAAGAGAAACGCTTTGCTGAAGTGGTGCCAGAAGAAGACTGAGGGCTACCAG aaCATCGATATCACAAACTTCAGCAGTAGCTGGAACGATGGCCTGGCCTTCTGCGCTGTGCTTCACACCTACCTGCCTGCACACATCCCCTACCATGAGCTCACCAGCCAAGAGAAG AGGAGAAACTTCACATTAGCTTTCCAGGCTGCAGAGAGTGTGGGCATCAAATGCACTTTG GACATCAATGAGATGgtgcacacagaaaggccagacTGGCAGAGTGTCATGACTTACGTTACAGCCATCTACAAGTACTTTGAGACCTGA
- the specc1la gene encoding cytospin-A isoform X2, whose product MKKSVRPAVSKVSGDRGKSEAAATAGTGKTAAKSTTTAPLSKVKSSDDLLAAMAGGNPASNSAVKTKRTASVGTSASNLDSKPKTTSGTASKRTTSLNSKEPNTSRDRIRISRTSAAKKLVGTTAGDVASGKRSRSQILAESEGRMSKSKSDGQISDKVALETKVKDLLGLAKSKDVEILHLRSELRDMRAQLGLGGKDMPVQEEAGEEEKPHVSAITAADVESTLILLQEQNQAIREELNLLKSENRMLKDRLNALGFSLEQRLDGSDKLFNYASLSPDLAVGSGQSDGGGTGTLTSSVEGSAPGSLEDLLTGHQHGGSADNLDSESSEVYQAVTSSDDALDAPSGASSSSESECAPSRERSRRGSSGNASEVSVACLTERIHQMEENQHSTAEELQATLQELADLQQITQELNGENERLGEEKVILMDSLCQQSDKLELYGRQIEYLRSLLDEHHISYVLEEDIKSGRYMELEQRYADLADNARFEREQLLGVQQHLSNTLKMAEQDNAEAQEMIGALKERNHQMERIMESERQDRAAMAAALEEYKAAVSNDQAELSRCRAQLDQERQRVAELYSLHTAGDKNDICQLLEGVRLAKEEAEAKAAKMQDELEEAHSELSRLQETSSKLDREYRDFQDQVQQQMAEQERALEKQRVELQEKETEIADMKETIFELEDEVEQHRALKLHDNLIITDLENSVKKLQDQKHDMEREIKILHRRLREESMEWRQFQADLQTAVVIANDIKSEAQEEIGDLRRRLQEAQEKNEKLSKELDEVKSRKQEEERGRVYNYMNAVERDLAALRQGMGLSRRSSTSSEPSPTVKTLIKSFDSASQGPPSNGTSMAPTASAAPLPRTPLSPSPMKTPPAAAVSPIQRHSITGSMSAAKPLSSMSDKRPSYTDIPMPAEHLLRGTSSSRPPSVLQRVSNMDSTKALSVSRRSSEEMKRDISAPDGASSTSLMAMSAASSPLSLSSSSPTASITPTTRSRLREERKDPLSALAREYGGSKRNALLKWCQKKTEGYQNIDITNFSSSWNDGLAFCAVLHTYLPAHIPYHELTSQEKDINEMVHTERPDWQSVMTYVTAIYKYFET is encoded by the exons ATGAAGAAGTCAGTCCGGCCAGCGGTGAGTAAGGTGAGTGGAGATCGAGGGAAGTCGGAGGCTGCAGCCACCGCTGGCACTGGAAAGACTGCAGCCAAGAGCACCACCACTGCACCTCTATCTAAG GTGAAAAGCAGTGATGATCTTTTAGCAGCTATGGCTGGAGGAAATCCTGCATCGAATAGTGCTGTCAAGACCAAGAGGACTGCCTCAGTTGGGACTAGTGCTAGCAACTTAGACAGTAAGCCAAAGACAACATCAG GTACAGCATCCAAACGTACAACATCCTTGAATTCCAAGGAACCAAATACATCACGAGACCGTATTCGGATATCTAGGACATCAGCTGCTAAGAAGTTGGTAGGGACTACAGCAGGGGATGTGGCCTCAGGGAAGCGTTCTCGCAGCCAAATCCTAGCAGAGTCCGAGGGCCGTATGAGCAAGTCAAAATCAGACGGTCAGATCAGTGATAAGGTGGCTCTGGAGACCAAAGTCAAAGACCTGTTGGGTTTGGCTAAGAGCAAAGATGTGGAGATCCTACACCTGCGCAGTGAGCTCAGGGACATGAGGGCACAGCTTGGCCTGGGAGGAAAGGACATGCCCGTgcaggaagaagctggagaggaagagaagccCCATGTTTCAGCCATCACAGCAGCTGATGTGGAGTCCACTCTGATTCTCTTACAAGAGCAGAACCAGGCCATCAGAGAGGAGCTGAACCTGCTGAAGAGTGAGAACCGCATGTTGAAAGACCGACTCAATGCGCTGGGCTTCTCTTTGGAGCAGAGGCTGGATGGCTCCGACAAGTTGTTCAACTATGCCTCCCTGAGTCCAGACCTGGCAGTAGGCAGTGGGCAAAGTGACGGTGGAGGCACAGGTACACTGACCTCTTCAGTGGAAGGCTCTGCCCCTGGCTCTTTAGAAGACCTGCTCACAGGTCACCAGCATGGAGGTTCAGCAGACAATCTTGACAGTGAATCCAGTGAGGTGTACCAGGCTGTCACCTCCAGTGATGATGCTCTGGATGCCCCTTCTGGAGCCTCCTCTTCATCTGAATCAGAGTGTGCCCCCAGCAGGGAGCGGTCCCGGAGAGGCAGCAGTGGCAATGCCAGTGAGGTGTCTGTGGCCTGTCTGACGGAGCGCATCCACCAGATGGAAGAGAACCAGCACAGCACTGCTGAGGAGCTCCAGGCCACACTACAGGAGCTGGCTGACCTGCAGCAAATCACTCAGGAGCTAAACGGAGAGAACGAGCGGCTCGGGGAGGAGAAGGTGATCCTTATGGACTCGCTGTGCCAGCAGAGCGACAAACTGGAGCTATACGGTCGCCAGATCGAATACCTGCGCTCTTTGCTGGATGAGCACCATATATCCTATGTGCTTGAGGAGGACATCAAGAGTGGCCGCTACATGGAACTGGAGCAGCGCTATGCAGATCTGGCAGATAATGCCCGCTTTGAGAGAGAGCAGCTGCTGGGGGTTCAACAACACCTGTCTAACACATTAAAGATGGCAGAACAGGACAACGCTGAGGCCCAGGAGATGATCGGAGCACTGAAAGAAAGGAACCATCAGATGGAGCGCATCATGGAATCTGAGAGACAGGATCGAGCTGCAATGGCAGCTGCGCTTGAAGAGTACAAGGCAGCAGTGAGCAATGACCAGGCGGAGCTCAGCCGTTGCAGAGCCCAGTTGGATCAGGAGAGGCAGAGGGTGGCTGAGCTGTACTCTCTTCACACCGCGGGGGACAAAAATGACATCTGCCAGCTCCTTGAAGGTGTACGCCTTGCGAAAGAAGAGGCTGAGGCGAAGgctgcaaagatgcaggatgaGCTGGAAGAAGCCCACAGTGAGCTCAGCCGGCTGCAGGAGACCTCCAGTAAG CTGGACAGGGAATACAGAGACTTCCAGGATCAGGTGCAGCAGCAGATGGCTGAGCAAGAGCGTGCACTGGAGAAGCAGCGTGTGGAACTccaggagaaagagacagagatcGCAGACATGAAGGAAACAATTTTCGAGCTTGAAGATGAGGTGGAGCAGCACCGAGCTCTTAAACTCCACGACAACCTCATTATCACAGACCTCGAGA ACTCCgtgaagaagctgcaggacCAGAAGCATGACATGGAGAGAGAAATTAAGATTCTTCACCGCAGACTGAGG GAGGAGTCAATGGAGTGGCGTCAGTTTCAGGCTGATCTGCAGACAGCTGTTGTCATTGCTAATGACATAAAGTCGGAAGCACAGGAGGAGATTGGAGATCTGCGGCGCCGACTGCAGGAAGCACAGGAGAAGAATGAGAAGCTGAGCAAGGAGCTGGATGAGGTCAAGAGCCGCAA gcaggaggaggagagaggcagagtgTATAACTACATGAATGCAGTGGAGAGAGACCTAGCTGCTCTCAGACAGGGGATGGGTCTCAGTCGACGGTCCTCCACCTCCTCAGAGCCCTCACCCACTGTCAAAACACTCATCAAGAGCTTCGACAGTGCGTCACAAG GTCCACCTTCCAATGGTACCTCCATGGCTCCAACAGCCTCAGCTGCCCCTCTACCACGCACCCCTCTCAGTCCCAGTCCCATGAAGACACccccagcagctgctgtttcaccCATACAG AGACACTCCATTACTGGGTCTATGTCAGCAGCCAAGCCACTCTCCTCTATGAGCGATAAGAGGCCCAGCTACACTGACATCCCCATGCCAG CTGAGCACCTTCTCAGGGGAACGTCATCTAGTCGACCTCCATCTGTCCTCCAGAGGGTCTCCAACATGGACTCAACCAAGGCACTCTCAG TGTCTCGCAGGAGCAGTGAGGAGATGAAGAGGGACATATCAGCTCCAGACGGGGCCTCCTCAACCTCCCTGATGGCTATGAGTGCAGCCTCCTCTCCACTgtccctgtcctcctcctctcccactgCCTCCATCACTCCCACCACACGCAGCCGCTTAAG agaagaaagaaaggaccCACTGTCAGCACTGGCCAGAGAATATGGAGGCTCTAAGAGAAACGCTTTGCTGAAGTGGTGCCAGAAGAAGACTGAGGGCTACCAG aaCATCGATATCACAAACTTCAGCAGTAGCTGGAACGATGGCCTGGCCTTCTGCGCTGTGCTTCACACCTACCTGCCTGCACACATCCCCTACCATGAGCTCACCAGCCAAGAGAAG GACATCAATGAGATGgtgcacacagaaaggccagacTGGCAGAGTGTCATGACTTACGTTACAGCCATCTACAAGTACTTTGAGACCTGA
- the adora2aa gene encoding adenosine A2a receptor a: MPDDPAASALYIVLELLIAVFSVLGNVLVCWAVCLNSNLQSITNFFVVSLAVADIAVGVLAIPFAIVISTGFCSNFYGCLFMACFVLVLTQNSIFSLLAIALDRYIAIKIPLRYNSLVTGERARGIIAICWVLSIVIGLTPMMGWHKPAESTNNTCSPGLMKCLFEEVVVMEYMVYFNFFACVLIPLLLMLAIYLCIFMAARHQLKLIEVKAFHGEKSHSTLQKEVQAAKSLAIIVGLFAVCWLPLHIINCFTLFCPQCDRPPLWIMYVAIILSHANSVVNPFIYAYRIREFRQTFRKIIRRHILCRQDLFESGSSKRNSTHNSITDSIRLKANGLSFDFFNEHSSSRSSCESSCRCPTHISPVGGGLVAVSQPPLSVVISHCPKMGASPLQSLRQTQIPVGPHVE, from the exons ATGCCGGACGACCCTGCTGCCTCTGCCCTCTACATCGTCCTGGAGCTGCTGATTGCTGTGTTCTCCGTGCTGGGTAATGTCCTGGTCTGCTGGGCCGTGTGCCTCAACAGTAACCTGCAGAGCATCACCAACTTCTTTGTGGTGTCACTGGCGGTGGCCGACATCGCCGTGGGCGTCCTGGCCATTCCCTTTGCCATCGTCATCAGCACCGGCTTCTGCTCCAACTTCTATGGCTGCCTGTTCATGGCCTGCTTCGTGCTGGTTCTCACACAGAACTCCATCTTCAGCCTGCTGGCCATTGCATTGGACCGCTACATCGCAATCAAGATACCACTCAG GTACAACAGTTTGGTGACAGGTGAGCGGGCACGAGGCATCATCGCCATCTGCTGGGTTTTATCCATCGTCATCGGTCTGACCCCAATGATGGGCTGGCACAAGCCGGCTGAAAGCACCAACAACACCTGCTCGCCTGGCCTGATGAAGTGCCTGTTTGAGGAGGTGGTGGTCATGGAGTATATGGTCTACTTCAACTTTTTTGCCTGTGTACTGATTCCTCTGCTACTGATGTTGGCCATCTACCTGTGTATCTTCATGGCAGCCCGCCACCAGCTCAAGCTGATTGAGGTGAAAGCATTTCACGGGGAGAAGTCACACTCCACGCTGCAGAAAGAGGTCCAGGCTGCCAAGTCTCTGGCCATCATAGTCGGGCTGTTTGCAGTCTGCTGGCTGCCTTTACACATCATCAACTGCTTCACcctcttctgtcctcagtgtgATCGGCCTCCACTCTGGATCATGTATGTGGCCATTATTCTCTCCCACGCAAACTCTGTGGTCAACCCCTTCATCTATGCCTACCGCATCCGCGAGTTTCGACAAACCTTCCGTAAGATTATCCGACGCCACATCCTGTGTCGGCAGGACCTGTTTGAGAGTGGGAGCAGTAAGCGCAATTCCACTCACAACAGCATCACTGACTCCATCAGACTCAAGGCGAATGGCCTCAGCTTTGACTTTTTCAAtgagcacagcagcagcagaagtagCTGTGAAAGCTCCTGCCGCTGCCCTACTCACATCTCTCCTGTAGGGGGTGGCCTGGTGGCCGTATCCCAACCCCCTCTGTCAGTAGTCATCTCCCACTGCCCTAAAATGGGGGCAAGTCCACTGCAATCCCTCAGACAAACTCAAATCCCAGTGGGTCCTCATGTAGAGTAA
- the c8h22orf15 gene encoding LOW QUALITY PROTEIN: uncharacterized protein C22orf15 (The sequence of the model RefSeq protein was modified relative to this genomic sequence to represent the inferred CDS: inserted 1 base in 1 codon), which produces MFVTILCGDNRMEIFNLNCKLINLFHRLKERCGLDFKECVDLMDSSGTVMHLEAKQHSAALASSVLVERQYYVLLRVCRDDGTTGRKYVSLLNKXTASHPELTEMLRTLSNPNKDRDGKTRGDWTWRSRAACQPRHKITWATNRMLHHF; this is translated from the exons ATGTTTGTCACTATCCTGTGTGGAG ACAACAGGATGGAAATATTCAATCTCAACTGTAAGCTGATAAACCTCTTCCATCGTTTAAAGGAGAGGTGCGGTCTGGACTTTAAGg AGTGTGTGGACCTGATGGACAGCAGTGGTACAGTAATGCACCTGGAGGCAAAGCAGCACAGTGCTGCATTAGCCAGCAGCGTGCTGGTAGAGAGACAGTACTACGTCCTCCTACGAGTCTGCC GAGATGATGGTACCACAGGTCGGAAATATGTGTCTCTCCTAAACA TTACAGCCAGTCATCCTGAGCTAACAG AGATGTTGAGGACACTGTCTAACCCTaacaaagacagagatggaaagacCAGAGGAGACTGGACATGGAGGAGCAGAGCTGCCTGTCAACCCAGGCACAAAATCACCTGGGCAACTAACAGGATGTTACATCATTTCTAA
- the upb1 gene encoding beta-ureidopropionase codes for MAACEFESLEKSLESHLPEAELAEVKRVLYGKETEKLDLPVCAVEAASERDFELKGYRFEAAPEQLRPPRRIRVGLIQHRIVLPTDAPILDQVTAMHSRLGEVVEVAAMCGVNMVCFQETWTMPFAFCTREKEPWTEFAESVEEGSTTRFCQELAKKYNMVVVSPILEREGLHSTLWNTAVVISNSGHVLGKSRKNHIPRVGDFNESTYYMEGDTGHTVFQTQFGKIAVNICYGRHHPLNWFMYSMNGAEIIFNPSATVGALSEPMWPIEARNAAIANHCFTCAINRVGTEHFKSEFTSGDGKQAHHDFGHFYGSSYVAAPDGSRTPGLSRTRDGLLVVEMDLNLNRQISDKWSFKMTGRYAEYAEELTKAVRHDFKPMIVKE; via the exons ATGGCTGCATGTGAGTTTGAATCGCTGGAGAAATCCCTGGAGTCCCACCTGCCAGAGGCCGAGCTGGCAGAGGTGAAACGCGTTTTATACGGGAAGGAAACAGA GAAGCTGGACCTCCCAGTATGTGCTGTGGAAGCTGCCTCAGAGCGAGACTTTGAGCTGAAGGGTTACAGGTTTGAAGCTGCCCCGGAACAACTGCGGCCGCCCAGGAGGATCCGGGTGGGCCTCATTCAGCACCGCATTGTTCTGCCTACTGATGCCCCAATCCTGGACCAG GTCACTGCCATGCACAGCCGGTTGGGTGAAGTGGTCGAGGTGGCAGCCATGTGTGGTGTAAACATGGTCTGCTTTCAGGAAACCTGGA cCATGCCCTTTGCTTTCTGCACCCGTGAGAAAGAGCCGTGGACAGAGTTTGCAGAGTCCGTTGAAGAAGGAAGCACCACACGCTTTTGCCAAGAG CTGGCCAAAAAATACAACATGGTAGTAGTTTCCCCAATCCTGGAGCGGGAAGGGCTGCACAGCACTCTGTGGAACACTGCAGTGGTGATCTCCAACTCTGGACATGTGCTGGGAAAAAGCAGGAAGAACCATATTCCCAGGGTTGGAGACTTTAATGAA TCGACGTACTATATGGAGGGCGACACTGGCCACACAGTGTTCCAGACACAGTTTGGGAAGATAGCCGTGAATATCTGCTATGGTCGGCATCACCCTCTCAACTGgttcatgtacagtatgaacGGAGCTGAGATCATCTTCAACCCGTCTGCCACTGTCGGAGCTCTCAG TGAGCCCATGTGGCCTATAGAGGCCAGGAATGCAGCAATAGCTAACCACTGTTTCACTTGTGCCATCAACCGTGTTGGAACG GAACATTTCAAAAGTGAATTCACATCTGGTGATGGAAAACAAG CTCACCATGACTTTGGACACTTCTATGGTTCCAGTTACGTGGCTGCTCCGGATGGCAGCCGCACCCCGGGGCTCTCCAGAACCCGTGATGGCCTACTGGTGGTAGAAATGGATCTCAACCTGAACAGACAAATCAGTGACAAATGGAGTTTTAAG ATGACTGGGCGGTATGCTGAATATGCAGAGGAACTGACCAAGGCTGTCAGACATGACTTCAAACCTATGATAGTGAAGGAATAA